A single window of Macaca mulatta isolate MMU2019108-1 chromosome 9, T2T-MMU8v2.0, whole genome shotgun sequence DNA harbors:
- the LOXL4 gene encoding lysyl oxidase homolog 4, which translates to MAWSPPATFSLFLLLLGQPPLSRPQSLGTTKLRLVGPESKPEEGRLEVLHQGQWGTVCDDSFALQEATVACRQLGFEAALTWAHSAKYGQGEGPIWLDNVRCVGTESSLDQCGSNGWGVSDCSHSEDVGVICHPRRHRGYLSETVSNALGPQGRRLEEVRLKPILASAKQHSPVTEGAVEVKYEGHWRQVCDQGWTMNNSRVVCGMLGFPSEVPVDSHYYRKVWDLKMRDPKSRLKSLTNKNSFWIHQVTCLGTEPHMANCQVQVAPVRGKLQPACPGGMHAVVSCVAGPRFRPPKTKPQRKGSRAEELRVRLRSGAQVGEGRVEVLVNRQWGTVCDHRWNLISASVVCRQLGFGSAREALFGARLGQGLGPIHLSEVRCRGYERTLSDCPALEGSQNGCQHENDAAVRCNVPNMGFQNQVRLAGGRIPEEGLLEVQVEVNGVPRWGSVCSENWGLTEAMVACRQLGLGFAIHAHKETWYWSGMPRAQEVVMSGVRCSGTELALQQCQRHGPVHCSHGGGRFLAGVSCMDSAPDLVMNAQLVQETAYLEDRPLSQLYCAHEENCLSKSADHMDWPYGYRRLLRFSTQIYNLGRTDFRPKTGRESWVWHQCHRHYHSIEVFTHYDLLTLNGSKVAEGHKASFCLEDTNCPTGLQRRYACANFGEQGVTVGCWDTYRHDIDCQWVDITDVGPGNYIFQVIVNPHYEVAESDFSNNMIQCRCKYDGHRVWLHNCHTGNSYPASAELSLEQEQRLRNNLI; encoded by the exons ATGGCGTGGTCCCCACCAGCCACCTTCTCCCTGTTCCTGCTGCTGCTAGGCCAGCCGCCTCTTAGCAGGCCACAGTCACTGGGCACCACCAAGCTCCGGCTGGTGGGCCCAGAGAGCAAGCCAGAGGAGGGCCGCCTGGAGGTGCTGCACCAGGGCCAGTGGGGCACCGTGTGTGATGACAGCTTTGCTCTCCAGGAGGCCACGGTGGCTTGCCGCCAGCTGGGCTTCGAAGCTGCCTTGACCTGGGCCCACAGTGCCAAGTATGGCCAAGGGGAGG GACCCATCTGGCTGGACAATGTGCGCTGTGTGGGCACGGAGAGCTCCCTGGACCAGTGCGGGTCTAATGGCTGGGGTGTCAGTGACTGCAGTCACTCTGAAGACGTAGGGGTGATATGCCACCCCAGGCGCCATCGTGGCTACCTTTCTGAAACCGTCTCCAATGCCCTTGGGCCCCAG GGCCGGCGGCTGGAGGAGGTGCGGCTCAAGCCCATCCTTGCCAGTGCCAAGCAGCATAGCCCAGTGACCGAGGGAGCCGTGGAGGTGAAGTATGAGGGCCACTGGCGGCAGGTGTGTGACCAGGGTTGGACCATGAACAACAGCAGGGTGGTGTGCGGGATGCTGGGCTTCCCCAGCGAGGTGCCTGTCGACAGCCACTACTACAG GAAAGTCTGGGATCTGAAGATGAGGGACCCTAAATCTAG GCTGAAGAGCCTGACGAATAAGAACTCCTTCTGGATCCACCAGGTCACCTGCCTGGGGACAGAGCCCCACATGGCCAACTGCCAGGTGCAGGTGGCTCCAGTCCGGGGCAAGCTGCAGCCAGCCTGCCCAGGTGGCATGCACGCTGTGGTCAGCTGTGTGGCAGGGCCTCGCTTCCGCCCACCGAAGACAAAGCCACAACGCAAAGGGTCCCGGGCAGAG GAGCTGAGGGTGCGCCTGCGCTCCGGGGCCCAGGTGGGCGAGGGCCGGGTAGAAGTGCTCGTGAACCGCCAGTGGGGCACGGTCTGTGACCACAGGTGGAACCTCATCTCTGCCAGTGTCGTGTGTCGTCAGCTGGGCTTTGGCTCTGCTCGGGAGGCCCTCTTTGGGGCCCGGCTGGGCCAAG GGCTAGGGCCCATCCACCTGAGTGAGGTGCGCTGCAGGGGGTATGAGCGGACCCTCAGCGACTGCCCTGCCCTAGAAGGGTCCCAGAATGGTTGTCAACATGAGAATGATGCTGCTGTCAGGTGCAACGTCCCTAACATGGGCTTTCAGAATCAG GTGCGCTTGGCTGGTGGGCGCATCCCTGAGGAGGGGCTGTTGGAGGTGCAGGTGGAGGTGAACGGGGTCCCACGCTGGGGGAGTGTGTGCAGTGAAAACTGGGGGCTCACCGAAGCCATGGTGGCCTGCCGACAGCTCGGCCTGGGTTTTGCCATCCATGCCCACAAG GAAACCTGGTACTGGTCGGGGATGCCGAGGGCCCAAGAGGTGGTGATGAGCGGGGTGCGCTGCTCAGGCACAGAGCTGGCCCTGCAGCAGTGCCAGAGGCACGGGCCGGTGCACTGCTCCCATGGCGGCGGGCGCTTCCTGGCTGGAGTCTCCTGCATGGACA GTGCACCAGACCTGGTGATGAACGCCCAGCTAGTGCAGGAGACAGCCTACCTGGAGGACCGCCCGCTCAGCCAGCTCTATTGTGCCCACGAGGAGAACTGCCTCTCCAAGTCTGCGGATCACATGGACTGGCCCTATGGATACCGGCGCCTACTGCGCTTCTCCACACAGATCTACAACCTGGGCCGGACAGACTTTCGTCCAAAGACTGGACGCGAGAGCTGGGTTTGGCACCAGTGCCACAG GCATTACCACAGCATTGAGGTCTTCACCCACTATGACCTCCTCACTCTCAATGGCTCCAAGGTGGCTGAGGGGCACAAGGCCAGCTTCTGTCTGGAGGACACAAACTGCCCCACAG GACTGCAGCGGCGCTACGCGTGTGCCAACTTTGGGGAACAGGGAGTGACGGTAGGCTGCTGGGACACCTACCGGCATGACATTGATTGCCAGTGGGTGGATATCACAGACGTGGGCCCTGGGAACTATATCTTCCAG GTGATTGTGAACCCCCACTATGAGGTGGCAGAGTCAGATTTCTCCAACAATATGATACAGTGCCGCTGCAAGTATGATGGGCATCGGGTCTGGCTGCACAATTGCCACACAG